In the genome of Streptomyces sp. V2I9, one region contains:
- a CDS encoding bifunctional UDP-sugar hydrolase/5'-nucleotidase has translation MPATPQKNRVTRRALAAAAGLATMGALVAAMPADARDRGHGHGHGHQPRTVDVQLLSFNDLHGNLEPPAGSAGNVSEKQPDGTVKAIPAGGVEYLATSLRTARKGNPYSVTAAGGDMVGASPLLSGLFHDEPTIEALNGLDLDVSAVGNHEFDEGATELARLQNGGCHPVEGCYEKGEEFDGADFPYLAANVTEEKTGKPLLKPYTVWKKNGVKIGFIGVTLEGTPDIVTANGVKGLKFHDEVETINKYARELDRKGVKSIVALIHEGGAPASTSYNYDCDSPGAGDGISGPIVDIAKGITPKVDALVTGHTHQAYVCTVPDPSGQPRMVTSASSFGKLYTDTTLTYDRRTKDIVRTSVKSANHIVTRDQPKAADMTRLIDRWNKLAAPIANKPQGWISADINGRGSTALEKPLGNVIADAQLEGLAPADKGGAEVAFMNPGGIRADLVHKASGSEGDGVVTYGEAFTVQPFTNMMNVVDLTGAQLVAALQQQVSGSNEASPKILQISEGLTYTLDLTKTGAARVVTDTIKLNGEAIDPARSYRVAMNEFLAGGGDGFPALGQGTNKLVGASDLDLFNAYLAAHSTATAPLAPPATDRITIVK, from the coding sequence ATGCCAGCGACTCCGCAGAAGAACCGCGTGACACGGCGGGCGCTCGCCGCCGCGGCCGGGCTGGCCACCATGGGCGCGCTCGTCGCCGCCATGCCGGCCGACGCCCGGGACCGCGGCCACGGCCATGGACACGGGCACCAGCCCCGTACCGTCGATGTGCAGTTGCTGTCGTTCAACGACCTCCACGGCAACCTGGAGCCGCCGGCCGGTTCGGCGGGCAACGTCTCCGAGAAGCAGCCCGACGGCACGGTGAAGGCGATCCCGGCCGGTGGCGTCGAGTACCTGGCGACCTCGCTGCGCACCGCGCGCAAGGGCAACCCGTACTCCGTCACGGCGGCCGGCGGCGACATGGTCGGCGCGAGCCCGCTGCTGTCGGGCCTCTTCCACGACGAGCCGACGATCGAGGCGCTGAACGGCCTCGACCTGGACGTCTCGGCCGTCGGCAACCACGAGTTCGACGAGGGCGCGACCGAGCTGGCCCGCCTCCAGAACGGCGGCTGCCACCCGGTCGAGGGCTGCTACGAGAAGGGCGAGGAGTTCGACGGCGCGGACTTCCCCTACCTCGCGGCCAACGTGACCGAGGAGAAGACCGGCAAGCCGCTGCTGAAGCCGTACACGGTCTGGAAGAAGAACGGCGTCAAGATCGGCTTCATCGGTGTGACGCTGGAGGGCACCCCGGACATCGTCACCGCCAACGGCGTCAAGGGCCTGAAGTTCCACGACGAGGTCGAGACGATCAACAAGTACGCCCGCGAACTGGACCGCAAGGGCGTCAAGTCCATCGTCGCGCTGATCCACGAAGGCGGGGCCCCGGCCTCCACCTCGTACAACTACGACTGCGACAGCCCCGGCGCGGGCGACGGCATCTCCGGCCCGATCGTCGACATCGCCAAGGGCATCACGCCGAAGGTGGACGCCCTGGTCACGGGTCACACCCACCAGGCGTACGTCTGCACCGTCCCGGACCCCTCCGGCCAGCCGCGCATGGTCACCTCGGCCTCGTCGTTCGGCAAGCTGTACACGGACACCACGCTGACCTACGACCGCCGCACCAAGGACATCGTCCGTACGTCGGTGAAGTCCGCGAACCACATCGTGACCCGCGACCAGCCCAAGGCCGCCGACATGACGCGCCTGATCGACCGCTGGAACAAGCTCGCCGCCCCGATCGCGAACAAGCCGCAGGGCTGGATCAGTGCCGACATCAACGGCCGCGGTTCCACCGCCCTGGAGAAGCCGCTCGGCAACGTCATCGCGGACGCCCAGCTCGAAGGGCTCGCCCCGGCCGACAAGGGCGGCGCGGAAGTCGCGTTCATGAACCCGGGCGGGATCCGCGCGGACCTGGTGCACAAGGCGTCCGGCAGTGAGGGCGACGGGGTCGTCACCTACGGCGAGGCGTTCACCGTGCAGCCGTTCACCAACATGATGAACGTCGTCGACCTGACCGGCGCCCAGCTGGTCGCCGCCCTCCAGCAGCAGGTCAGCGGCTCCAACGAGGCCAGCCCGAAGATCCTCCAGATCTCCGAGGGCCTCACCTACACCCTCGACCTGACGAAGACCGGAGCGGCCCGCGTCGTCACCGACACCATCAAGCTGAACGGCGAGGCGATCGACCCGGCGCGCAGCTACCGCGTCGCCATGAACGAGTTCCTCGCGGGCGGCGGCGACGGCTTCCCGGCCCTCGGCCAGGGCACGAACAAGCTGGTCGGCGCGTCCGACCTGGACCTGTTCAACGCCTACCTGGCGGCCCACTCCACGGCCACCGCCCCGCTGGCCCCGCCGGCGACGGACCGGATCACGATCGTCAAGTAA
- the mshD gene encoding mycothiol synthase has protein sequence MTTDASLPAPGREIRTLDALDSAQADAVLALLAGAARYDGRQAVSEQGRLRIRGGRREGVRHFLLTVEGALAGYAQLEDTDPVEAPAAELVVHPDRRGSGHGRALGAALLSATGKRLRVWAHGGSSGARHLAQVLGLSLFRELRQLRRTLVPLGLPDPVLPEGVTVRTFEPGRDDAAWLAVNRAAFAHHPEQGSLTQQDLDDRKAEPWFDPKGFFLAERDGALVGFHWTKVHAPEGLGEVYVVGVAPDAQGGGLGKALTSIGLHHLASEGLPTAMLYVDADNTAAVTVYERMGFTTHEVDLMYRTES, from the coding sequence ATGACGACTGACGCATCCCTTCCCGCTCCCGGACGGGAGATCCGGACCCTCGACGCACTGGACTCCGCGCAGGCCGACGCCGTCCTCGCCCTGCTCGCCGGCGCCGCCCGGTACGACGGCCGGCAGGCGGTCTCCGAGCAGGGCAGACTCCGCATCCGGGGCGGACGCCGCGAGGGCGTACGGCACTTCCTCCTCACCGTCGAGGGGGCGCTCGCCGGGTACGCCCAACTGGAGGACACCGACCCCGTGGAGGCCCCGGCCGCCGAGCTGGTCGTCCATCCCGACCGGCGCGGCAGCGGGCACGGCCGGGCACTCGGCGCGGCGCTCCTCTCCGCGACCGGCAAGCGGCTGCGGGTCTGGGCGCACGGCGGCAGCTCGGGCGCCCGCCACCTGGCCCAGGTCCTCGGCCTCTCCCTCTTCCGTGAACTGCGCCAGCTCCGCCGCACCCTGGTCCCGCTCGGCCTGCCCGATCCGGTGCTGCCCGAGGGCGTCACCGTGCGGACCTTCGAGCCGGGCCGGGACGACGCCGCCTGGCTCGCCGTGAACCGCGCCGCCTTCGCCCACCACCCCGAACAGGGCTCCCTCACGCAGCAGGACCTGGACGACCGGAAGGCGGAGCCCTGGTTCGACCCGAAGGGCTTCTTCCTGGCCGAACGGGACGGGGCGCTCGTCGGCTTCCACTGGACGAAGGTGCACGCACCGGAGGGGCTCGGCGAGGTGTACGTGGTCGGGGTGGCGCCCGACGCCCAGGGCGGCGGCCTCGGCAAGGCGCTGACCTCGATCGGACTGCACCACCTGGCGTCCGAGGGGCTGCCCACCGCGATGCTCTACGTCGACGCGGACAACACGGCGGCCGTGACGGTGTACGAGCGGATGGGCTTCACCACGCACGAGGTGGACCTGATGTACCGCACGGAGTCCTGA
- a CDS encoding MerR family transcriptional regulator, which produces MPPRSTRPTDKFDDDDYPAYTMGRAAEMLGASPAFLRALGENRLITPLRSDGGHRRYSRYQLRIAARARELVDQGTKIEDACRIVILEDQLEEAQRINEELRAGRTPAAPTA; this is translated from the coding sequence ATGCCCCCTCGCAGTACCCGCCCCACCGACAAGTTCGACGATGACGACTATCCCGCCTACACCATGGGCCGGGCCGCCGAGATGCTCGGCGCCTCCCCCGCCTTCCTCCGCGCGCTCGGCGAGAACCGCCTGATCACCCCGCTGCGCTCCGACGGAGGCCACCGCCGTTACTCCCGCTACCAGCTGCGCATCGCCGCCCGCGCCCGCGAACTGGTCGACCAGGGCACGAAGATCGAGGACGCCTGCCGCATCGTCATCCTCGAGGACCAGCTGGAAGAGGCACAGCGCATCAACGAGGAGTTGCGCGCGGGCCGCACCCCGGCCGCACCGACCGCGTAA
- a CDS encoding GntR family transcriptional regulator, producing MTAESAAVEFRIDRRSGVATYLQIVQQTKQALRLGVLEPGDRLPTAREVVEATAINPNTVLKAYRELEREGLVEARRGLGTFVRRTLGGAAEASAADAPLRTELADWAHRARAAGLEKDDVSALFTAVLDSTYKGDQER from the coding sequence ATGACAGCCGAGTCCGCAGCTGTCGAGTTCCGCATCGACCGGCGCAGCGGGGTCGCCACCTACCTCCAGATCGTCCAGCAGACGAAGCAGGCCCTGCGCCTGGGCGTGCTGGAGCCGGGCGACCGGCTGCCGACCGCCCGCGAGGTCGTGGAAGCCACCGCGATCAACCCGAACACGGTCCTCAAGGCCTACCGGGAGCTGGAACGCGAGGGCCTCGTCGAGGCCCGGCGCGGGCTCGGCACCTTCGTCCGCCGGACGCTGGGCGGTGCGGCCGAGGCATCCGCCGCCGACGCGCCGCTGCGCACCGAACTCGCCGACTGGGCCCACCGGGCACGGGCGGCCGGGCTGGAGAAGGACGACGTCAGCGCGCTCTTCACGGCCGTACTGGACAGCACGTACAAGGGGGACCAGGAACGATGA
- a CDS encoding ABC transporter ATP-binding protein has protein sequence MTGTAIEAHGLARTYGRGGGGHRALHDCSFRLPAGRVCALVGPNGAGKSTLLNLAAGLDRPTGGTLTVLGSTAPGDVRDRIAYVAQAKPLYPQLTVADTLWAGAELNPGRWDRATADRIAAPLSPKARVRTLSGGQRTRLALALALGKRPELMLLDEPMADLDPLARHELMGVLMAETAEHGTTIVMSSHILTELEGACDYLLFVDGGHIRLGGEAEDIVSAHALLTGRAQDLSPHTVVESRTTGRQLTALVRKEGPVDTTAWTVTQPSLEELLLAHLRSPQAPPLLTPSACAEAGGVREEVASA, from the coding sequence ATGACCGGCACCGCGATCGAGGCACACGGCCTCGCACGGACCTACGGGCGCGGAGGCGGCGGCCACCGTGCCCTGCACGACTGCTCGTTCCGGCTGCCCGCAGGACGGGTCTGCGCCCTCGTCGGGCCCAACGGGGCGGGCAAGTCCACCCTGCTGAACCTGGCGGCCGGCCTGGACCGCCCCACCGGCGGGACGCTCACCGTCCTCGGCTCCACCGCCCCCGGCGACGTCCGCGACCGGATCGCGTACGTCGCCCAGGCCAAGCCCCTGTACCCGCAGCTCACCGTCGCGGACACGCTGTGGGCCGGGGCCGAGTTGAACCCCGGCCGCTGGGACCGCGCCACCGCCGACCGGATCGCCGCACCGCTGTCGCCGAAGGCCCGCGTCCGCACCCTCTCCGGCGGGCAGCGCACCCGGCTCGCGCTGGCCCTCGCACTCGGTAAGCGGCCCGAACTGATGCTTCTGGACGAGCCGATGGCCGACCTCGACCCGCTCGCCCGGCACGAGCTGATGGGCGTCCTGATGGCGGAGACCGCCGAGCACGGCACCACCATCGTGATGTCCTCGCACATCCTCACGGAGCTGGAGGGCGCCTGCGACTACCTGCTGTTCGTCGACGGCGGACACATCCGGCTCGGCGGCGAGGCCGAGGACATCGTCTCCGCCCACGCCCTGCTCACCGGCCGGGCCCAGGACCTTTCCCCGCACACCGTCGTCGAATCCCGCACGACGGGCCGTCAGCTCACCGCGCTCGTCCGGAAGGAGGGCCCCGTGGACACCACCGCGTGGACCGTCACCCAGCCGTCCCTGGAGGAGCTGCTGCTCGCCCACCTCCGCTCCCCGCAGGCCCCGCCCCTGCTCACCCCGAGCGCGTGCGCCGAGGCCGGCGGGGTCCGCGAGGAGGTGGCGTCCGCATGA
- a CDS encoding ABC transporter permease has protein sequence MSTLTPSKPGATPAPASLRGSARVLLRIHSKALRAGAALLVLGIGIVVALRAWMASAKELCPDGDTTPCGGPVYQPTYARTSTEVFLSDGGTVLLLLAGLVGVFVAGPLIARELESGTFRLAWTQSVSPARWLATRLAVPAALTVTGLMVLVIAYRWGLWALRGYPYSHLTGWYGPGIFPGTGPAVLGFALLAVAVGALSGLLVRRTVLSMALTAFVLGTVALGLGKRRYELWPTVFRQSPGHVKFNPGDWAIDMGRLTESGRKLYWEDCYAADPLRDIGTCMRDRGAVDHFAEVHPASHYWPLQLAETGILLALAALAVFAAFRVLRRLHG, from the coding sequence ATGAGCACGCTGACACCTTCGAAGCCCGGCGCCACCCCCGCCCCGGCCTCCCTGCGCGGGTCCGCCCGCGTCCTGCTGCGGATCCACAGCAAGGCCCTCCGGGCGGGGGCCGCCCTGCTCGTCCTCGGCATCGGCATCGTCGTCGCGCTCCGCGCCTGGATGGCCTCCGCGAAGGAGCTGTGCCCCGACGGCGACACGACCCCGTGCGGCGGCCCCGTCTACCAGCCCACCTACGCCCGTACGTCCACCGAGGTCTTCCTGTCCGACGGCGGCACCGTGCTGCTCCTCCTGGCCGGGCTCGTCGGCGTCTTCGTCGCGGGCCCGCTGATCGCCCGCGAACTGGAGAGCGGAACCTTCCGCCTGGCCTGGACGCAGTCGGTCTCCCCCGCCCGCTGGCTCGCCACCCGGCTGGCCGTGCCCGCCGCCCTGACGGTCACCGGCCTGATGGTCCTGGTCATCGCCTACCGCTGGGGGCTGTGGGCGCTCCGCGGATACCCCTATTCGCACCTCACCGGGTGGTACGGCCCCGGCATCTTCCCCGGCACCGGGCCCGCCGTCCTCGGCTTCGCGCTCCTGGCCGTGGCGGTGGGCGCGCTGTCCGGGCTCCTCGTCCGCCGCACCGTGCTGTCCATGGCACTCACCGCCTTCGTCCTCGGGACGGTGGCGCTCGGCCTGGGCAAGAGGCGTTACGAACTGTGGCCGACCGTCTTCCGGCAGAGCCCCGGCCATGTGAAGTTCAACCCCGGCGACTGGGCCATCGACATGGGCCGGCTGACGGAATCGGGCCGGAAACTGTACTGGGAGGACTGCTACGCCGCCGACCCGCTGCGGGACATCGGAACCTGCATGCGCGACCGTGGCGCCGTCGACCACTTCGCCGAGGTCCACCCCGCCTCCCACTACTGGCCCCTCCAGCTCGCCGAGACCGGCATCCTGCTCGCCCTCGCCGCCCTCGCCGTGTTCGCCGCCTTCCGGGTCCTGCGCCGCCTGCACGGCTGA
- a CDS encoding RNA degradosome polyphosphate kinase, which translates to MSQQPSSEVPVQPAAQPSVGSLAAHRPHVTPASHGVGFSTAADLDPDLDAGADAYEPDRDGDELPQGRFLDRERSWLAFNERVLELAEDPATPILERANFLAIFASNLDEFFMVRVAGLKRRIATGVATRSASGLQPREVLDLIWTRSRELMARHAACYQQDIAPDLSDEGIQLIRWPDLTEKEQARLFTFFRQRVFPVLTPLAVDPAHPFPYISGLSLNLAVVVRNPVSGHRHFARVKVPPLLTRFLEASPQRYVPIEDVIAAHLEELFPGMEVLAHHMFRVTRNEDLEVEEDDAENLLQALEKELMRRRFGPPVRLEVEESIDPYVLDLLVRELKVSDAEVYPLPGPLDLTGLFAIAALDRPELKYPKFIAGTHRDLAEVESASAPDIFAALRERDVLLHHPYDSFSTSVQAFLEQAAGDPDVLAIKQTLYRTSGDSPIVDALIDAAESGKQVLVLVEIKARFDEQANIKWARKLEEAGCHVVYGLVGLKTHCKLSLVVRQEGDTLRRYSHVGTGNYHPKTARLYEDLGLLTADPQVGADLSDLFNRLSGYSRRETYRRLLVAPKSLRDGLIARINKEIAHHRAGRPAYVRFKVNSMVDEAIIDACYRAARAGVPVDIWVRGICAIRPGVTGLSENIRVRSILGRFLEHSRIFSFGNGGEPEVWFGSADMMHRNLDRRIEALVRVTDPAHRAALSRLLETGMADTTASWHLGPDGEWTRHATDADGQPLRHVQEMLIDARRRRRATP; encoded by the coding sequence ATGAGCCAGCAGCCCAGCTCCGAGGTCCCGGTCCAGCCCGCCGCCCAGCCGTCCGTCGGCTCGCTCGCCGCGCACCGGCCGCACGTCACCCCCGCCTCCCACGGGGTCGGCTTCTCCACCGCCGCCGACCTCGATCCCGATCTGGACGCCGGCGCCGACGCGTACGAGCCCGACCGGGACGGCGACGAGCTGCCCCAGGGCCGCTTCCTGGACCGCGAACGCAGCTGGCTCGCCTTCAACGAACGGGTCCTGGAGCTGGCCGAGGACCCGGCCACGCCCATCCTGGAGCGGGCCAACTTCCTCGCCATCTTCGCCTCCAATCTGGACGAGTTCTTCATGGTCCGGGTGGCCGGCCTCAAGCGCCGCATCGCCACCGGCGTCGCCACCCGCTCCGCCTCCGGCCTCCAGCCCCGCGAGGTCCTGGACCTCATCTGGACCCGCTCGCGCGAGCTCATGGCCCGGCACGCCGCCTGCTACCAGCAGGACATCGCCCCGGACCTGTCCGACGAGGGCATCCAGCTGATCCGCTGGCCCGACCTGACCGAGAAGGAGCAGGCCCGCCTGTTCACCTTCTTCCGGCAGCGCGTCTTCCCGGTCCTGACCCCGCTGGCCGTGGACCCCGCGCACCCCTTCCCGTACATCTCCGGGCTCTCGCTCAACCTCGCCGTCGTCGTCCGCAACCCGGTCAGCGGCCACCGCCACTTCGCGCGGGTCAAGGTCCCGCCGCTGCTGACCCGCTTCCTGGAGGCCTCGCCGCAGCGGTACGTCCCCATCGAGGACGTCATCGCGGCCCACCTGGAGGAGCTGTTCCCGGGGATGGAGGTGCTGGCGCACCACATGTTCCGGGTCACCAGGAACGAGGACCTGGAGGTCGAGGAGGACGACGCGGAGAACCTGCTCCAGGCGCTGGAGAAGGAGCTCATGCGCCGCCGGTTCGGCCCGCCGGTCCGGCTGGAGGTCGAGGAGTCCATCGACCCGTACGTCCTCGACCTGCTGGTCCGCGAGCTGAAGGTGTCCGACGCGGAGGTCTACCCGCTGCCCGGCCCGCTCGACCTGACCGGGCTGTTCGCCATCGCCGCGCTGGACCGGCCGGAACTGAAGTACCCGAAGTTCATCGCGGGCACCCACCGCGACCTGGCCGAGGTGGAGTCCGCCTCCGCACCCGACATCTTCGCCGCCCTGCGCGAACGGGACGTCCTGCTCCACCACCCGTACGACTCGTTCTCCACCTCCGTCCAGGCGTTCCTGGAACAGGCGGCGGGCGACCCGGACGTGCTGGCCATCAAGCAGACCCTGTACCGCACCTCCGGCGACTCCCCGATAGTGGACGCCCTGATCGACGCCGCCGAGTCCGGCAAACAGGTGCTCGTCCTCGTCGAGATCAAGGCGCGCTTCGACGAGCAGGCCAACATCAAGTGGGCCCGCAAGCTGGAGGAGGCGGGCTGCCACGTCGTCTACGGCCTCGTCGGACTGAAGACGCACTGCAAGCTCTCCCTGGTCGTCCGCCAGGAGGGCGACACACTGCGCCGCTACTCCCACGTCGGCACGGGCAACTACCACCCCAAGACGGCCCGGCTGTACGAGGACCTCGGCCTGCTCACCGCGGACCCGCAGGTCGGGGCGGACCTCTCCGACCTGTTCAACCGGCTCTCCGGCTACTCCCGGCGCGAGACCTACCGCCGTCTCCTGGTCGCCCCGAAGTCGCTGCGCGACGGGCTGATCGCCCGGATCAACAAGGAGATAGCCCACCACCGCGCCGGCCGCCCCGCCTACGTGCGGTTCAAGGTCAACTCGATGGTGGACGAAGCGATCATCGACGCCTGCTACCGAGCGGCCCGGGCGGGCGTCCCCGTCGACATCTGGGTGCGCGGGATCTGCGCGATCCGCCCCGGTGTCACCGGGCTCTCCGAGAACATCCGGGTCCGCTCCATACTCGGCCGCTTCCTCGAACACTCCCGCATCTTCTCCTTCGGCAACGGCGGCGAGCCCGAGGTGTGGTTCGGCAGCGCCGACATGATGCACCGCAACCTCGACCGCCGGATCGAAGCCCTGGTCCGGGTCACCGACCCCGCCCACCGCGCCGCGCTCAGCCGACTCCTGGAGACCGGTATGGCCGACACCACCGCCTCCTGGCACCTGGGCCCCGACGGGGAGTGGACCCGCCACGCCACGGACGCGGACGGGCAGCCGCTGCGGCACGTCCAGGAAATGCTCATCGACGCCCGGAGGCGCAGGCGTGCGACGCCCTGA